Proteins from a single region of Flavobacterium sp. K5-23:
- the mscL gene encoding large conductance mechanosensitive channel protein MscL, with the protein MGFFSDFKASLMKGDVLSLATAVVIGGAFGKIVGSAVDDVIMPIVGLITGGIDFTTKFITLDGNTYPDLAAAKTAGAAVITYGNLVQATINFVIISLFIFVVLRAAEKAKKKEEVAAAAPAGPTQEELLTQIRDLLKK; encoded by the coding sequence ATGGGTTTTTTCAGCGATTTCAAAGCATCTTTAATGAAAGGTGACGTATTAAGTTTAGCAACCGCGGTAGTTATTGGTGGTGCATTTGGTAAAATAGTCGGTTCTGCGGTTGATGATGTTATTATGCCAATTGTGGGTTTAATTACTGGCGGAATTGATTTTACTACTAAATTCATAACCTTAGACGGAAATACCTATCCTGATTTAGCAGCTGCAAAAACGGCAGGTGCTGCAGTAATTACTTATGGTAATTTAGTGCAAGCCACTATTAACTTTGTGATTATTTCATTGTTTATTTTTGTCGTTTTAAGAGCGGCTGAGAAAGCTAAAAAGAAAGAAGAGGTTGCAGCAGCAGCTCCAGCAGGTCCTACTCAAGAAGAATTGCTTACTCAAATTAGAGATTTATTGAAAAAATAA